One stretch of Mycolicibacterium fallax DNA includes these proteins:
- a CDS encoding type II toxin-antitoxin system PemK/MazF family toxin: protein MASQWKAMQRFAERLVFDGAPRLIKQLQDPAQLQRNVRLGLQQTAVQALTIGIDALAASALERPVALTAGRPVSRTLVPTAHRARRVAYAPDLDGRADPGEVVWTWVVFEDDPSRGKDRPVLVVGRDRDTLLGLMLSSQDHHADDPNWVPIGAGSWDYDGRPSWVRLDRVLDVPEEGIRREGAILDRVRFDTVAVRLRAEYSWS, encoded by the coding sequence ATGGCATCGCAATGGAAGGCGATGCAGCGATTCGCCGAGCGTCTGGTGTTCGACGGGGCTCCCCGGCTCATCAAGCAATTGCAGGACCCGGCCCAGCTGCAGCGCAACGTTCGGCTCGGGCTGCAGCAGACCGCCGTACAGGCCCTGACGATCGGCATCGACGCGCTGGCCGCGTCGGCCCTCGAGCGGCCCGTCGCGCTCACCGCGGGCCGACCGGTCTCCCGCACCCTGGTGCCCACCGCGCACCGGGCCCGGCGGGTGGCCTACGCCCCCGACCTCGACGGCCGGGCCGATCCCGGCGAAGTGGTGTGGACCTGGGTGGTCTTCGAGGACGATCCGAGCCGCGGCAAGGACCGCCCGGTGCTGGTCGTCGGCCGGGACCGCGACACCCTGCTGGGGTTGATGCTCTCCAGCCAGGACCACCACGCCGACGATCCCAACTGGGTGCCGATCGGCGCCGGTTCCTGGGACTACGACGGCCGGCCCAGCTGGGTGCGGCTGGACCGGGTGCTCGACGTCCCCGAGGAGGGCATTCGGCGCGAGGGCGCCATCCTGGACCGGGTCAGGTTCGACACCGTCGCGGTGCGACTGCGCGCCGAATACTCCTGGTCCTGA
- a CDS encoding CBS domain-containing protein → MRISDVLRNKGSGVATVRPEATVRELLAGLAEQNIGAMVVVGSAGVIAGIVSERDVVRRMHEHGPEVLGVPVAQIMTAVVASCGMESSVDELSELMTNNRVRHIPVLVDGRLAGIVSIGDVVKARLEELQSAQEHLHAYITQG, encoded by the coding sequence ATGCGTATTTCAGACGTGCTGCGAAACAAGGGCTCCGGCGTCGCAACGGTGCGCCCGGAGGCCACCGTGCGCGAGCTGCTGGCCGGGCTGGCCGAACAGAACATCGGGGCGATGGTGGTGGTGGGCTCGGCCGGGGTGATCGCCGGGATCGTCTCCGAGCGCGACGTGGTGCGCCGGATGCACGAGCACGGGCCCGAGGTGCTCGGCGTTCCGGTCGCCCAGATCATGACCGCGGTGGTGGCCAGCTGCGGGATGGAGTCCTCGGTCGATGAGCTCTCCGAGCTGATGACCAACAACCGGGTCCGGCACATCCCGGTGCTGGTCGACGGCCGGCTGGCCGGCATCGTCAGCATCGGGGACGTCGTCAAGGCGCGGCTGGAGGAACTGCAGTCCGCCCAGGAACACCTGCACGCCTACATCACCCAGGGATAG
- the lepA gene encoding translation elongation factor 4, protein MALRLAALCRRRAGWIRCRSARRPPEQEIPISSFADQTFTAPAQIRNFCIIAHIDHGKSTLADRMLQLTGVVDDRSMRAQYLDRMDIERERGITIKAQNVRLPWTVQAGEQAGEEVVLHLIDTPGHVDFTYEVSRALEACEGAVLLVDAAQGIEAQTLANLYLALDRDLTVIPVLNKIDLPAADPERYAAELAHIIGCEPTDVLRVSGKTGVGVAELLDEVVRKVPAPTGDADAPARAMIFDSVYDIYRGVVTYVRVVDGKITPRERIAMMSTGATHELLEVGIVSPEPKASKGLGVGEVGYLITGVKDVRQSKVGDTVTTARHGATEALTGYREPKPMVYSGLYPVDGSDYPNLRDALDKLQLNDAALTYEPETSVALGFGFRCGFLGLLHMEITRERLEREFGLDLISTSPNVVYRVIKDDGTELIVTNPSDWPEGKIGTVYEPVVKTTIIAPSEFIGTIMELCQSRRGELGGMDYLSPERVELRYTMPLGEIIFDFFDSLKSRTRGYASLDYEEAGEQAAALVKVDILLQGEAVDAFSAIVHKDSAFGYGNKMTTKLKELIPRQQFEVPVQAAIGSKIIARENIRAIRKDVLSKCYGGDISRKRKLLEKQKEGKKRMKTIGRVEVPQEAFVAALSTDAAADKGAKK, encoded by the coding sequence ATGGCACTCAGACTAGCCGCGTTATGCCGGCGGCGCGCCGGCTGGATACGCTGTAGGTCAGCACGACGCCCGCCTGAGCAGGAGATTCCCATCAGCAGTTTCGCCGACCAGACCTTCACCGCGCCGGCGCAGATTCGCAACTTCTGCATCATCGCGCATATCGACCACGGCAAATCCACCCTGGCCGACCGGATGCTGCAGCTCACCGGGGTCGTCGACGACCGCTCCATGCGCGCCCAGTACCTGGACCGGATGGACATCGAGCGCGAGCGCGGCATCACCATCAAGGCGCAGAACGTGCGGTTGCCGTGGACCGTGCAGGCCGGCGAGCAGGCCGGCGAGGAGGTCGTGCTGCACCTGATCGACACCCCCGGTCACGTCGACTTCACCTACGAGGTGTCCCGTGCGCTGGAGGCCTGCGAGGGCGCGGTGCTGCTGGTCGACGCCGCCCAGGGCATCGAGGCGCAGACGCTGGCCAACCTGTATCTCGCGCTGGACCGCGACCTGACCGTCATCCCGGTGCTCAACAAGATCGACCTGCCCGCCGCCGACCCGGAGCGCTACGCCGCCGAGCTGGCGCACATCATCGGCTGCGAGCCGACCGATGTGCTGCGGGTCTCCGGCAAGACCGGCGTGGGGGTGGCCGAACTGCTCGACGAGGTGGTCCGTAAGGTGCCCGCGCCGACCGGCGACGCCGACGCCCCGGCCCGGGCGATGATCTTCGACTCGGTCTACGACATCTACCGCGGCGTGGTCACCTACGTCCGCGTCGTGGACGGCAAGATCACCCCGCGCGAGCGGATCGCGATGATGTCCACCGGGGCCACCCACGAACTGCTCGAGGTCGGCATCGTCTCGCCCGAGCCGAAGGCGTCCAAGGGCCTGGGCGTCGGGGAGGTCGGCTACCTGATCACCGGGGTGAAGGACGTCCGGCAGTCCAAGGTCGGCGACACCGTCACCACGGCGCGCCACGGTGCCACCGAGGCGCTGACCGGGTACCGCGAGCCCAAGCCGATGGTGTACTCGGGGCTGTACCCGGTGGATGGTTCGGACTACCCGAACCTGCGCGACGCGCTGGACAAGCTGCAGCTCAACGACGCCGCGCTGACCTATGAGCCGGAGACCTCGGTGGCGCTGGGCTTCGGCTTCCGCTGCGGCTTCCTGGGGCTGCTGCACATGGAGATCACCCGCGAGCGGCTGGAACGTGAGTTCGGCCTCGATCTGATCTCCACCTCGCCGAACGTGGTCTACCGGGTGATCAAGGACGACGGCACCGAGTTGATCGTCACCAATCCGTCGGACTGGCCGGAGGGCAAGATCGGCACCGTCTACGAACCGGTGGTCAAGACCACGATCATCGCGCCCAGCGAGTTCATTGGCACCATCATGGAGCTGTGCCAGTCCCGCCGCGGTGAGCTCGGCGGGATGGACTACCTGTCGCCCGAGCGCGTCGAGCTGCGCTACACCATGCCGCTGGGCGAGATCATCTTCGACTTCTTCGACTCGCTGAAGTCCCGCACCCGCGGCTACGCCAGCCTGGACTACGAGGAGGCCGGCGAACAGGCGGCGGCGCTGGTCAAGGTCGACATCCTGCTGCAGGGCGAGGCCGTCGACGCGTTCAGTGCGATCGTGCACAAGGATTCGGCGTTCGGCTACGGCAACAAGATGACCACCAAGCTCAAGGAACTCATCCCTCGTCAGCAGTTCGAGGTCCCGGTGCAGGCCGCCATCGGCTCGAAAATCATTGCCCGGGAGAACATTCGGGCGATCCGCAAGGACGTGCTGAGCAAGTGTTACGGCGGTGACATCAGCCGCAAGCGCAAGCTGCTGGAGAAGCAGAAGGAAGGCAAGAAGCGGATGAAGACCATCGGCCGGGTCGAGGTCCCGCAGGAGGCCTTCGTCGCCGCGCTGTCCACCGACGCGGCCGCTGACAAGGGCGCCAAGAAGTAG
- the rpsT gene encoding 30S ribosomal protein S20 encodes MANIKSQQKRIKTNERRRLRNQSAKSSLRTAVRGFREAVDAGEKDKAAELLVSTSRQLDKAASKGVIHKNQAANKKSALALALNKL; translated from the coding sequence GTGGCCAACATCAAGTCGCAGCAGAAGCGCATCAAGACCAACGAGCGCCGCCGTCTGCGCAACCAGTCGGCGAAGTCTTCCCTTCGCACGGCTGTCCGTGGCTTCCGCGAGGCCGTCGATGCCGGCGAGAAGGACAAGGCCGCCGAGCTGCTGGTGTCGACCAGCCGCCAGCTCGACAAGGCTGCCAGCAAGGGCGTCATCCACAAGAACCAGGCCGCCAACAAGAAGTCCGCGCTGGCCCTGGCGCTCAACAAGCTCTGA